One stretch of Akkermansia sp. RCC_12PD DNA includes these proteins:
- a CDS encoding PEP-CTERM sorting domain-containing protein (PEP-CTERM proteins occur, often in large numbers, in the proteomes of bacteria that also encode an exosortase, a predicted intramembrane cysteine proteinase. The presence of a PEP-CTERM domain at a protein's C-terminus predicts cleavage within the sorting domain, followed by covalent anchoring to some some component of the (usually Gram-negative) cell surface. Many PEP-CTERM proteins exhibit an unusual sequence composition that includes large numbers of potential glycosylation sites. Expression of one such protein has been shown restore the ability of a bacterium to form floc, a type of biofilm.), translated as MDVTGGLTLNLDSALMFDSASQTIDLVTLGSGTSLEHYIDWDALLTLTQNGQNLIWDGVTYNNGSLTFTGLAVPEPGTAASSLLGLTSLLMRQRKNS; from the coding sequence ATGGACGTGACCGGCGGCCTGACGCTGAACCTGGACAGCGCTCTAATGTTTGATTCCGCCTCCCAGACGATCGACTTGGTCACCTTGGGCTCAGGCACTTCCCTGGAGCATTACATCGACTGGGACGCCCTTCTGACGCTCACCCAAAACGGCCAGAACCTGATCTGGGACGGCGTCACCTACAACAATGGCAGCCTGACCTTCACCGGTCTCGCCGTACCGGAACCCGGCACGGCCGCATCTAGCCTGCTGGGCCTTACGTCCCTACTGATGAGACAGCGGAAAAACTCTTAA
- a CDS encoding DNA starvation/stationary phase protection protein, with protein sequence MKPMTTSNKHIGLKKSDLNKVIESLQELLADYQVYYANVRGLHWNVKGPNFFVLHLQFEKLYLDAAKKVDQLAERILALGGTPESRFSKYLSQAHLKETGEISDAKKAIQTILESLNHFIEMERNAIDVAERAEDEGTADLLTAFLQDQEQLVWMFMACEAR encoded by the coding sequence ATGAAACCAATGACGACGAGCAATAAACACATCGGCCTGAAAAAATCAGACCTCAACAAAGTAATCGAGTCCCTGCAGGAACTCCTGGCGGACTATCAGGTTTACTACGCCAATGTCCGCGGACTGCACTGGAACGTCAAAGGACCGAATTTCTTTGTCCTTCACCTCCAGTTTGAAAAACTCTATCTGGACGCCGCCAAAAAAGTCGACCAGCTTGCAGAACGCATTCTGGCCCTGGGTGGAACGCCGGAAAGCAGATTCAGCAAGTACCTTTCCCAGGCCCATCTTAAGGAAACGGGAGAAATCTCCGACGCCAAGAAAGCTATCCAGACTATCCTGGAAAGCCTGAACCACTTCATTGAAATGGAACGCAACGCCATTGACGTGGCCGAACGGGCGGAAGACGAAGGCACGGCCGACCTGCTCACCGCCTTCCTTCAGGACCAGGAACAACTCGTCTGGATGTTCATGGCTTGCGAGGCCCGTTGA
- the gltB gene encoding glutamate synthase large subunit: MNSDQFETGIPAPQGLYDFEQERDACGVGLVADLKNEPSHKIIEMGVTVLKRLMHRGAVGSDPDTGDGAGILLALPDEFFRLLLPNKLPARGKYGVAMMFGGCGHEEELEAAVTENGGRVIAWREVPVDRNSIGENARRTCPLIRQLFIDGSGFADQAALERKLFVMRREMERRVEGCYVCSCSSRSIVYKGLFLGTQIDGFYEDLRHERFKSPLALVHQRYSTNTFPTWSLAHPFRYLAHNGEINTLRGNLNHLSVREPHLSSALLGDDLQKLLPLIPPGQSDSACLDNMVELLAAAGRDLRHAMLMLMPQAWGVNYHLGPDVRGFFEYHSALMEPWDGPTAVVFSDGVNAGAMLDRNGLRPARYTLTTDDIFILASETGVADIPAEKVARKGRLRPGEMIYCDLVNHRLVSDAETKNEMARRMPYRRWVEQNKISVRSLFDSVSASAEMPDLAVHQRQFGFTQEDVELILRPMMMKGTEPLGSMGNDAPLAVLSGKAPLLFNYFKQLFAQVTNPPIDPIREELVMSLTTYIGNHPNILEETPEHARLIKMARPVITDEELNRLCNIREAGFPSARLPLQFPEGGDGKALRETLDSLAESAVGLVRSGVRILVLTDRNIGRGYLPVPSLLACSVVHRALAAAGLRSDVGLILETGEARETMHFALLLGFGATAVNPYLALATVTSLAAPQDCPLDVVKASGNYINAIDKGLLKIMSKMGISTLRSYRSSQLFEAVGLNRELIDEFFPGTVSRVGGIGLEEIAAECNQRAAQNAGKEGCLDAGGQYKYRKGGENHLWNPQTLQAFRAAVRDNDERKYREFADYSNHQAQHLCTLRGLFEFAPADAVPLEEVESADSILRRFVSGAMSLGSLSPEAHETIAIAMNKIGAKSNSGEGGEDEARYKPNARGEVRYSAIKQVASGRFGVTINYLRHASELQIKMAQGAKPGEGGQLPAHKVDPYIARLRHSMPNVSLISPPPHHDIYSIEDLAQLIYDLRNSNPDARVSVKLVSEVGIGAVAAGVVKAHADVVVVSGHDGGTGASPLTSVKHAGLPWELGLAETQQTLVLNKLRSRVRLQVDGQLRTGRDVVMAALLGAEEFGFGTAVLVAIGCAMLRRCHENTCPVGVATQDPALRAKFSGKPEYVINYLRFVAQETREILASLGLRSLDEAVGRADLLSVNRAIDFYKAQHLDFSSILHAAEGDGRRFDPSFEKEPLDNYDRNRLLPDLKGLLEKGEKTELFRDVRNVDRTVGTELSGELVMKFGPRGLAEDTLTVHFTGCAGQSFGAFLAPGITFELAGEANDFVGKGLSGGKIIVRPPENISYAPSDNVIAGNVIGYGATSGSIFLHGQAGERFAIRNSGAKMVVEGIGDHGCEYMTGGRVAVLGKVGVNFAAGMTGGLAYVYDADNDFDQKCNLGSVDLETVLPHSADEAELLQLIYEHYMATKSRRACDLLNNWPEERGKFIKVFPVEYRHALAMHS; the protein is encoded by the coding sequence ATGAATAGTGATCAATTCGAGACAGGCATTCCTGCGCCGCAGGGATTGTATGACTTTGAACAGGAGAGGGACGCCTGCGGCGTGGGGCTGGTGGCGGACCTGAAGAATGAACCGAGCCACAAAATCATTGAAATGGGTGTCACCGTTCTCAAGAGGCTGATGCACCGTGGTGCCGTGGGAAGCGATCCCGATACCGGGGACGGAGCGGGCATTCTGCTGGCCCTGCCGGATGAATTCTTCCGCCTGCTCCTTCCCAACAAACTCCCCGCCAGAGGAAAATACGGAGTCGCCATGATGTTCGGCGGCTGCGGCCATGAAGAGGAACTGGAGGCCGCCGTCACGGAAAACGGCGGCAGGGTGATTGCCTGGAGAGAGGTTCCCGTGGACCGGAACAGCATCGGCGAGAACGCCCGGCGCACCTGCCCCCTGATTCGCCAGCTCTTCATCGACGGCAGCGGCTTTGCGGACCAGGCGGCACTGGAACGCAAGCTCTTCGTGATGCGCCGGGAAATGGAGCGGCGCGTGGAAGGATGCTACGTGTGCAGTTGTTCCAGCCGCAGCATCGTGTATAAGGGATTGTTCCTCGGCACGCAAATTGACGGATTTTACGAAGACCTGCGCCATGAGCGTTTCAAATCTCCGCTGGCCCTCGTCCACCAGCGCTACAGCACGAACACCTTCCCCACGTGGAGCCTGGCCCATCCCTTCCGGTACCTGGCCCACAACGGGGAAATCAACACCCTGCGCGGAAACCTGAACCACCTGAGCGTGCGGGAACCGCACCTGTCCTCCGCCCTGCTGGGGGATGACTTGCAGAAGCTCCTGCCCCTCATTCCTCCCGGACAGAGCGATTCCGCCTGCCTGGACAACATGGTGGAACTGCTCGCCGCCGCCGGGCGCGACCTGCGCCACGCCATGCTCATGCTCATGCCGCAGGCCTGGGGCGTCAACTACCATCTGGGGCCGGACGTGCGCGGCTTCTTTGAATACCATTCCGCCCTGATGGAGCCGTGGGACGGCCCGACCGCCGTCGTCTTCTCCGACGGCGTCAACGCGGGCGCCATGCTGGACCGCAACGGCCTGCGCCCCGCCCGCTACACGCTGACCACGGACGATATCTTCATCCTGGCCTCGGAAACGGGCGTAGCGGACATTCCCGCGGAAAAAGTGGCCCGCAAGGGCCGCCTGCGCCCCGGAGAGATGATCTACTGCGACCTGGTGAATCACCGTCTGGTGTCCGATGCGGAAACCAAGAATGAAATGGCCCGGCGCATGCCCTACCGCCGCTGGGTGGAACAAAACAAGATTTCCGTCCGCTCCCTGTTCGACTCTGTTTCCGCCTCCGCGGAAATGCCGGACCTGGCGGTTCATCAGCGCCAGTTTGGCTTCACGCAGGAGGATGTGGAACTCATCCTCCGCCCGATGATGATGAAGGGCACGGAACCCCTCGGCTCCATGGGGAACGACGCGCCGCTGGCCGTCCTCTCCGGAAAGGCGCCGCTCCTGTTCAACTACTTCAAGCAATTGTTCGCGCAGGTGACCAACCCGCCCATCGACCCCATCCGGGAGGAACTCGTCATGAGTCTGACCACGTACATCGGCAACCATCCCAACATTCTGGAGGAAACGCCGGAGCACGCCCGGCTCATCAAGATGGCGCGCCCCGTCATTACGGACGAGGAGCTCAACCGCCTCTGCAACATCCGGGAAGCCGGCTTCCCCTCCGCCAGGCTCCCCCTCCAGTTCCCGGAAGGCGGGGACGGAAAGGCTCTGCGGGAGACGCTGGACAGCCTGGCGGAATCCGCCGTGGGGCTGGTCAGGTCTGGCGTGCGCATCCTGGTGCTGACGGACCGCAACATAGGCCGCGGCTATCTTCCCGTTCCCAGCCTGCTGGCCTGCTCCGTGGTGCACCGCGCCCTGGCGGCCGCCGGACTGCGTTCCGACGTGGGCCTGATCCTGGAAACGGGGGAGGCGCGGGAAACGATGCACTTCGCCCTGTTGCTGGGTTTCGGGGCCACGGCGGTCAATCCGTACCTGGCTCTGGCGACGGTCACCTCCCTGGCCGCGCCTCAGGACTGCCCGCTGGACGTGGTGAAGGCCTCCGGCAACTACATCAACGCCATTGACAAGGGGCTGCTTAAAATCATGTCCAAGATGGGCATTTCCACCCTGCGTAGCTACCGCTCCTCCCAATTGTTCGAGGCTGTGGGGCTGAACCGGGAACTGATTGACGAATTCTTCCCCGGCACCGTCAGCCGCGTGGGCGGCATCGGGCTGGAGGAAATAGCTGCGGAATGCAACCAGCGCGCCGCGCAAAACGCCGGGAAGGAAGGCTGCCTGGATGCGGGCGGCCAGTACAAGTACAGGAAGGGCGGAGAAAACCACCTCTGGAACCCGCAGACGCTCCAGGCCTTCCGCGCCGCCGTTCGCGACAATGACGAACGGAAATACCGGGAATTTGCGGACTACAGCAACCACCAGGCGCAGCACCTCTGCACCCTGCGCGGCCTGTTTGAATTCGCTCCCGCGGACGCCGTCCCGCTGGAGGAAGTGGAAAGCGCGGATTCCATCCTGCGCCGCTTCGTCTCCGGGGCCATGTCCCTGGGTTCCCTCAGTCCGGAGGCCCATGAAACCATCGCCATTGCGATGAATAAAATCGGAGCCAAAAGCAACTCCGGGGAAGGGGGCGAGGATGAAGCCCGCTACAAACCCAACGCCAGGGGCGAGGTGCGCTACAGCGCGATCAAGCAGGTGGCGAGCGGACGCTTCGGCGTGACCATCAACTATCTGCGCCACGCCTCCGAGCTCCAGATCAAGATGGCCCAGGGCGCCAAGCCCGGAGAGGGCGGCCAGCTCCCGGCGCACAAGGTGGACCCGTACATCGCCCGGCTGCGCCATTCCATGCCGAATGTCAGCCTCATCTCTCCCCCGCCGCACCATGACATTTACTCCATTGAAGACCTGGCCCAATTGATCTACGACCTGCGGAACTCCAACCCAGACGCCCGCGTCTCTGTCAAGCTCGTCTCCGAGGTAGGCATCGGCGCCGTGGCCGCCGGAGTGGTGAAGGCCCACGCGGACGTGGTTGTGGTCAGCGGCCACGACGGCGGTACGGGCGCTTCCCCGCTCACCAGCGTCAAGCACGCCGGACTGCCGTGGGAACTGGGACTGGCGGAAACACAGCAGACGCTTGTACTCAACAAGCTCCGCTCCCGCGTGCGGCTCCAGGTGGACGGCCAGCTGCGCACCGGGAGGGACGTCGTCATGGCGGCCCTGCTGGGAGCGGAGGAGTTCGGCTTCGGCACTGCCGTTCTGGTCGCCATCGGCTGCGCCATGCTCCGCAGGTGCCATGAAAACACGTGCCCGGTGGGCGTCGCCACGCAGGACCCGGCTCTGAGGGCCAAGTTCAGCGGCAAGCCGGAATACGTTATCAACTACCTTCGTTTCGTGGCGCAGGAAACGCGGGAAATCCTGGCTTCCCTGGGCCTTCGCTCCCTGGATGAAGCCGTCGGCAGGGCGGACCTGCTCTCCGTGAACCGCGCCATTGACTTCTACAAGGCTCAGCATCTGGACTTCTCCTCCATTCTGCATGCGGCGGAGGGGGACGGACGCAGGTTTGACCCCTCCTTTGAAAAGGAACCTCTGGACAACTACGATCGGAACCGCCTGCTCCCGGACTTGAAGGGCCTGCTGGAAAAAGGGGAAAAGACAGAACTCTTCCGCGACGTCCGCAATGTGGACCGGACGGTGGGCACGGAGCTATCCGGAGAGCTGGTGATGAAATTCGGCCCGCGCGGCCTGGCGGAGGATACGCTCACGGTGCACTTCACCGGATGCGCGGGGCAGAGTTTCGGGGCCTTTCTTGCGCCGGGCATTACCTTTGAACTCGCCGGGGAGGCGAACGACTTCGTAGGGAAGGGGCTTTCCGGGGGCAAAATCATCGTGAGGCCTCCGGAAAACATCTCCTACGCTCCGTCGGACAACGTCATTGCCGGCAACGTCATCGGCTATGGGGCCACGTCCGGCAGCATCTTCCTGCACGGGCAGGCCGGGGAGCGTTTCGCCATCCGCAACAGCGGAGCCAAGATGGTGGTGGAAGGCATCGGCGACCACGGCTGCGAATACATGACCGGAGGCCGTGTGGCGGTGCTCGGCAAGGTGGGCGTCAACTTCGCCGCGGGAATGACCGGTGGCCTGGCCTACGTGTATGATGCGGACAACGACTTCGATCAGAAATGCAACCTGGGCAGCGTGGACCTGGAAACGGTCCTGCCGCACTCCGCCGACGAGGCGGAACTGCTCCAGCTCATTTACGAGCACTACATGGCTACGAAAAGCCGCCGGGCCTGCGACCTGTTAAACAACTGGCCGGAGGAACGCGGCAAATTCATCAAGGTCTTCCCGGTGGAATACCGGCATGCTCTGGCCATGCATTCCTGA
- a CDS encoding glutamine synthetase III — translation MMSDSTRTQAISAIASLPVSGVSESAPVRIDYYGADVFSTEVMKKYLPRDTAKTLLSTIQDGLPLNADIAADVAHAMKQWALERGATHYTHWFQPMTGSTAEKHDSFLDPKDMEPIMSFSGKNLIVSEPDASSFPSGGLRCTFEARGYTAWDPTSPAFIKRHGNGATLCIPTAYCSYTGDALDKKTPLLRSRQALGNAVKRLMKCFGLPDERVTITLGPEQEYFLIDKNFYLNRPDLVQTGRTLFGSPPAKHQQLEDHYFGSIKPRILNFMNDVEKELWRLGIPAKTRHNEVAPAQFELAPLFEDVNLAIDHNMLVMEILRQQASRHGLVCLLHEKPFVGVNGSGKHNNWSISYGEKNLLDPGNDPQQNAIFLTVLTAIIEAVDKHSDLLRNSVASAGNDHRLGANEAPPAIISIFLGDQLNEVIENIINGEAGCGRRNDTLKIGVDTLPVLPRDATDRNRTSPFAFTGNKFEFRAPGSAQSCAGPMMTLNTIVAEAFDSLAEELSSFAPETFLSQLQETLKRRISEHKRIIFNGDNYSEEWVKEAERRGLPNLKNTMTALHSLVNEKNVALFEKYGVFSRRELESRFEIFLEEYHRRIRIEGRLSWEMAATIILPALRNEYKQTVSALSRALDAKRTNGTAALQKLADKLGDALDSVVSDLDTLETALTSCHEDILAAMSRLRTSVDAAETLVNDRSWPLPKYREMLFIY, via the coding sequence ATGATGAGTGACTCGACAAGAACACAAGCCATCAGCGCCATCGCCTCCCTTCCCGTGAGCGGGGTGAGCGAGAGCGCTCCTGTCCGCATTGATTATTACGGCGCCGACGTTTTCAGTACGGAGGTGATGAAGAAGTACCTGCCCAGGGACACGGCAAAAACTCTCCTGTCCACCATCCAGGACGGCCTGCCGCTGAACGCGGACATTGCCGCGGATGTAGCCCACGCCATGAAGCAGTGGGCGCTGGAACGGGGAGCCACTCACTACACGCACTGGTTCCAGCCCATGACGGGTTCCACGGCGGAGAAGCATGATTCTTTCCTGGACCCCAAGGACATGGAGCCGATCATGAGCTTTTCCGGCAAGAACCTGATCGTGAGCGAGCCGGACGCTTCCAGTTTCCCCTCCGGCGGCCTGCGCTGCACGTTTGAGGCCCGCGGCTACACCGCGTGGGACCCCACCAGCCCCGCCTTCATCAAGAGGCACGGGAACGGAGCCACCCTCTGCATTCCCACCGCCTATTGTTCCTATACGGGAGACGCTCTGGACAAGAAAACCCCTCTGCTCCGCTCCCGGCAGGCATTGGGCAACGCCGTCAAGAGGCTGATGAAGTGCTTCGGGCTGCCGGACGAACGCGTGACCATCACGCTGGGGCCGGAACAGGAGTATTTCCTGATTGACAAGAATTTCTATCTGAACCGCCCGGACCTGGTCCAGACGGGCCGCACCCTTTTCGGCTCGCCGCCCGCCAAGCACCAGCAGCTGGAAGACCATTATTTCGGCTCCATCAAGCCGCGCATCCTCAATTTCATGAATGATGTGGAAAAGGAACTCTGGCGGCTGGGCATTCCGGCCAAGACGCGCCACAATGAAGTGGCCCCGGCCCAGTTTGAACTGGCCCCCCTGTTTGAGGACGTGAACCTGGCGATCGACCACAATATGCTGGTGATGGAAATCCTGCGCCAGCAGGCCAGCAGGCACGGGCTGGTATGCCTGCTCCACGAGAAGCCCTTCGTGGGCGTTAACGGCTCCGGCAAGCACAACAACTGGTCCATTTCCTACGGGGAAAAGAACCTGCTGGACCCCGGAAACGACCCGCAGCAGAACGCCATCTTCCTGACTGTGCTGACCGCCATCATTGAGGCCGTGGACAAACACAGCGACCTGCTCCGCAACTCCGTAGCCAGCGCGGGCAACGACCACCGCCTGGGCGCGAACGAGGCGCCTCCCGCCATTATCTCCATTTTCCTGGGCGACCAGCTTAATGAGGTGATTGAGAATATCATCAATGGGGAGGCCGGATGCGGCAGACGGAACGACACGCTCAAGATCGGCGTGGATACGCTGCCCGTCCTGCCCAGGGACGCCACGGACCGCAACCGCACCAGCCCGTTCGCCTTCACCGGCAACAAATTCGAGTTCCGCGCCCCCGGCTCGGCCCAGTCCTGCGCCGGACCGATGATGACGCTGAACACCATCGTGGCGGAAGCCTTCGACTCCCTGGCGGAGGAACTCTCCTCCTTCGCGCCGGAAACCTTCCTGTCCCAGCTCCAGGAGACGCTCAAGCGCAGGATTTCCGAACACAAGAGAATCATCTTCAACGGAGACAATTATTCGGAGGAATGGGTGAAGGAAGCGGAACGCCGCGGCCTTCCCAACCTGAAAAACACGATGACCGCCCTCCACAGCCTGGTGAATGAGAAGAATGTGGCCCTGTTCGAGAAGTACGGGGTGTTCTCCCGCAGGGAACTGGAATCCCGGTTTGAGATTTTCCTGGAGGAATACCACAGGCGCATCCGCATTGAAGGGCGCCTGTCCTGGGAAATGGCGGCCACCATCATCCTCCCTGCCCTGCGCAACGAATACAAGCAAACCGTTTCCGCGCTCTCCAGGGCGCTGGACGCCAAGCGGACCAACGGGACCGCCGCCCTACAAAAGCTGGCGGACAAGCTGGGCGACGCCCTGGATTCCGTCGTGTCCGACCTGG